AACATTGAGCTTTAACACAGCCTTATATTTTGATAACCTACACTTTATTGTGTTTTTTGAATCCTTTTATTCGGCGAAGTCCTTTATAAGAAAATCTGCTCCCTTTCAGACTGCCTGAAAAGCCTCCTGCTTATGCAAACGGCGCTTACCGGTACTCTCCGCTTTTTCAATCAACTTGCAGCCAGTATTTTGATTTCATACTCTTCGATTTCCCAGCCGATGCTTGCTTCGATTTCACCACCCCAATCTTCAACCGATAGGAATGATTCTTCAGCTTTATCGCTGAAATCGTAATATTTCACGATCAGGCCGTCCACATTTGCGCCTCTGCCTTCACCTTTCACCCTTGCCGAACCGCTTTCTTCAAGATAATATTCCGTTCCGTCATAATAAAGCTTATTCGGGATCTCGCCTGACAGCTTAAGCGGAATCTTTTCATACATGCCAAGTTCAAGCTCATCATCCATTTCGGCACTCAGCCATAGTGTGCGCCCATCGCCTTTAAGCTGATAAGCAGTCCAAGTGAAGTTGCCATCTTTATAGACAAGTTTTCCAACTGCTTGATAATCTTCGAGCTCATAACTGACAATGTCATCGATCTTAATTGAAAATACATCACGCTGCTTGATTTCTTCCCGTTCTTCTTTTTTGCCGAACAAGCGTTGAAAAAACCCCACATCTTCACCTCTTTTCTTTTCAATAAGTATATACGCATCAATTCACATAGGGTTTCAAAATAATCTTATAAATTTTTCGCCTTTTTATATTGAATGGTGCTTACCGCAGGATCAGCGACAAATTCAGTTCATTATGTTTCAATAAGTAATGATACCATACAAAGGAAGTGGACCGATGAATAACAGACTGAAGCGTATGACGGAATGGCTCAAAGAGAAAAACATCAATGCAGCTTTTATAACCTCCACCCCCAATGTTTTTTACTTATCAGGGTTTTATTCCGACCCGCATGAACGGCTGCTTGGCTTGCTCCTCTTTCCTGATGCAGAACCTATTCTTGTCCTGCCGGCTATGGAAAAGCAGCAGGCAAAAAACGCCGGCTGGGATTATCCCATGATCGGCTACAGTGATATTGACGACCCATGGCAGCTTATTAAGGATAGACTGGATCGGCAAAATATCAGGCCGGGTGTGCTTGCAGTTGAGAAAAGCCATATGACTGTGGAACGGTATGAGCATGCAGCCGCAGCATTCGGAAACCCTGATCTTGTTTCGGCAGAAGGGAAACTTCAGCAGCTCCGGCTGATTAAAGATGAACAGGAAACAGCGGTACTCCGAGAAGCTGCAAAACTTGCTGACTACGGGGTTGAAGTCGGCACAGCTGCAATAAAAGAAGGGGTAACCGAAATGGAGATCCTGGCCCGCATCGAATATGAATTGAAGAAGCAGGGAATCCGCGAAATGTCTTTTTCAACCATAGTGCTGACCGGGGAAAATACAGCGGCCCCCCATGGCAATCCGGGAAAGAACCGCGTTAAAAAAGGGGATCTGGTCCTTTTTGATCTCGGTGTTGTCCTTGATGGTTACTGCTCGGATATTACCCGGACAGTTGCCGTCGGTGACGTATCCGCAAAACAGCGGGAAATTTATGAAACGGTATTGCGTGCCCAGGAAGAAGCGGTAAGGATCTGCAGACCGGGTACGACGATAGGCGATCTGGATAAGACAGCCCGCAGCATCATCACGGAAGCAGGTTACGGTGACTATTTCACCCACAGGATCGGACATGGACTCGGCATCGAAGTCCATGAGTTCCCGTCATTGAATGAAAAAAATACCGGCATACTTGAAAACGGGATGGCCCTTACGATTGAACCTGGAATCTACTTGCCTGGAACAGGAGGAGTCCGGATTGAGGACGACATCGTCATAACCGCAAATGGAGCTGACATATTGACGCAATACCCTAAAGAACTGCAAATCGTAAAAGGATAGGCGAAAAACCATAATGCCAATCAGCGGAATGGTCTTATTAAAATAAACGGCATTCCGTTAAAGGGCAGTATTGTGAAAGAGGGAAATCCTCTGGAGCTCACCCGTTTTTCAGCTGCAGGGCATTCGATTTCCGCGGGGCATCCGGGGTGCCTCCCCCCGCAGGCTATTACACCGGATCTTTTCCGCTAAAAGGCGCTTTAATGAACAGTATAAATAAACGCAGGAGGTTCAAAAAACCCCTGCGTTTATTTGTGCAATTTAACCAATGAAACGTGTGCTGATTAGCGGATTAATCATATTGTTCATCAGTTTTACTTTTATCATAAAACCGGACTTCCTAGCCAAACCGGACGCATTTCTCCTTATTCAATCATTGAATGGGCATCATTGTATTCAAGGCCGTGTGCTTCCGCAACAGCTTCATACGTTACATAACCGTTCAATGTATTGATTCCCTTGAGCAATGCCTCATTATCACGACACGCTTTCTGATAGCCTTTGCTGGCAATTTGCAGGGCGTAAGGAACCGTGACATTCGTAAGGGCGATCGTCGATGTCCGCGGCACTGCCCCCGGCATATTGGCAACTGCATAATGGAGGACGCCATGCTTTTCATATGTCGGGTTATCATGTGTGGTGATCCTGTCTGTCGTTTCAAAAATACCGCCCTGGTCGATGGCGACATCGACAATGACCGAACCTTCGTGCATGTTTTCCACCATTTCCTCTGTTACAAGGCGCGGTGCTTTAGCCCCTGGAATAAGGACGGCTCCGATGACAAGATCCGATTCTTTTACCGCTTCAGCGATATTCAGCGGGTTTGACATCAGTGTATTGATTTCCGATCCAAAAATGTCATCAAGCTGGCGCAATCGGTCAGGGTTCAAGTCGATGATGGTTACATCTGCACCTAGTCCCATAGCAATTTTCGCCGCATTTGTTCCGACGATTCCTCCGCCGATGACGGTGACACGGCCCCGTTTCACACCTGGCACACCGCCTAGGAGGATTCCCTTTCCCCCCCTCGACTTTTCGAGGAACTGTGCGCCGATTTGCGCTGCCATCCTGCCGGCAACTTCACTCATAGGGGTCAGGAGCGGGAGCGAACCATTCGGCATCTGGACTGTTTCATACGCAATACCTGTCACTTTGTTGTCAACAAGCGCTTTTGTCAGTTCAGGTTCTGGTGCAAGATGAAGATATGTAAATAAGATCAAGCCTTCACTGAAATATCCGTATTCGTCCGGAAGCGGCTCTTTCACCTTCATGACCATTTCCTGGTCCCAGGCTTCTTTCGCCGTTTCTACAATGTGGGCGCCAGCTTCAATATACTGTTCATCTGTAAATCCCGAACCGAGTCCGGCCCCTTTTTCGATGTAGATATCATGACCTGCCCCTGCGAGTGTCAAAACTCCTGCCGGGGTCATGGCAATACGATTTTCATTATTTTTGATCTCTTTCGGTACTCCAATTCGCATGGGTACACTCCTCCTCACATAGTAGAATTCCCATCCCCATAATTGCCGGCCCAGAAACTCCGCTGGCTGGCGCATAAAGATGAAAGCACTTACATTCTTCATTATAGCGAATATACGGCAAACCAAAAAGCATAGTTTTGAATTTCTTTAAAACACTTGTACGCAACTCCTGTTCATCTGCCTGTTTATTTTCCGCAAAAAGTCTCTCCGCAGCCGGAGAGACTTTTCTTGTCTGTCACTTTTCCCATACCCAAGTAAAAAGTTTTCCGTTTTTATTGATCCACCTTACATCAAGCCGTTCAATCTCTTTGTAGTCCCGTTTTTTCAGAGTGCTGACCATGTCCTCAACTGAAGCTGTTTCAGAAATTCCGAGCAGGCTGAACATTTTCTCTACCGCCTCTTTTGCAGTCTTCCCTTTCATAACCTTATCACCGACTTCCAGCTCGTACTCTTCCGGGTTCCGGAATTCCCATTCCGTCTCTTCCCCATTCATGATGATTGTTGCTGTAAAGGACAGGCTGTCTGTATAATCGGCAGCACTGGCACCCGCCGGAACGGAAAACAAGCAAAAAAATATGACGCATCCGTGTAGCGCTGATTTTAGCATGGTGATCACCTCACGGATAGGATGCGTCTTTATGGGGAATTTATTCAATTAGCGATAGCGATGGACGACATCGAGAGCACCCGTCACTTCAATGATTGATCCTGTTACCATATCTGAATCTTGTTCACATAAGAAGAGGATAGTCCTGGCAATGTCCTCACCTGTTCCAGACCGGCCGATTGGCGTGATGGTACCATCATTCATCTTCCTTGCATCACAAATGGATGCTTCTTTCATTTCACCAAGGATATTCCCCGGGCAAATCATATTTGCGGTGATTCCGTGTTCCGCTTCTTCGATTGCAATAGTCTTTGTAAGCGAGACAAGGCCGACTTTAGCCGCACTGAAAGCCGACCGGTAAATCCAGCCGGGAGCGGTGCCCGCCCCCTGGAAGCCATAAGTGATGATACGGCCGAATTTCTGTTTTCGCATCAATGGAATCGCTTCTTTCACCAGGTGGAAAACGGAACTTAAATTGCCGTTTATCATTTCATCCCATTCATCTGTTGAATAGTCGGCCAATTTTTTCCGTTCAAATATGTATGGGCCTGCATTATTAATCAAAAAGTCGATGCGGCCGAACTTCTCTTTCACTTCATTCATCATGCGCTCGATATCTTCTTTTTTGGTGACATCTCCCTGCACAAAGTGCAGACGTTTTCCAACATCGGAAAATTCACGTTTCAACTTTTCAACCGCCTCTACATCGCTTCGGTAATTGACGGTTACTGAACATCCTTTGCGGAGTAATGCTTCGGTCACTTTTTTCCCGAGCCCTTTTGACCCGGCAGTAATCATAGCATGCTGCATGGTTCCGCCTCCCTTAAGGATTAATGCATAAATATCATTTTAGCATATCCCGCTTTCATTTACTTCATTTCAGGTTTACTTAGAAAAAGAACGTTACCCTTAGCCTATTATAAAAATAATGGGACAGTGTCATTTTTTGTTCAAATTATTCAAAAAGATAAAACTATTTAAGCGGTGCTGAATGATATAATAGAAGAAGGGAATTGATATTCGCACATGAAGGAGGAATAGACGGTGAGTTTAACGTATAACAATATTCTCGTGGCAGTTGACGGTTCCAAAGAGGCTGAATGTGCTTTTAAGAAGGCGGTGCAGGCCGCAAAGCGCAATGATGCGAATCTGATTATCACCCATGTCGTTGATACTAGGACTTTTGCGACAGTTGAAGCGTACGACCGTCAAATTGCCGAACAGGCTGAAGAATATGCCGAAGAACTTTTGAATGAGTATAAAAAAGAAGCAGAAGAAGCCGGTCTTCATCATGTGAAACTTCATATCGAATACGGGTCCCCAAAAGTGAAAATAGCAAAGTATATCGCACCCAAGTTTGATGCAGACTTGATAGTAGCAGGTGCGACCGGGCTGAATGCGGTTGAACGTTTCTTTATTGGAAGTGTATCGGAACATATTACCCGTTATGCACAATGCGATGTACTGATTGTTAGGAATGAAGCATAAAATAACATCATATAAAAAAGTGCAAGCCGCCCGCTTAGCGGCGTACCGCATAAGCAGGGATCACCGCTTATGACGATAGCCGCCAGGGCTCGCAGCCGGACATTGATCTTGCTTAAAAACTTATATTTTCTTACCTATTAAAAAAGAACCGGGATGCCCGGTTCTTTTTTGTGTGCCTTCCCGCAGAAATACAGGACCTATTGTTGATCAGCCTGAAACCCAAGGCTCGCCGCCGCTTGCTGCAGCTGCTTCCGAACCGCTTCAAAGCCGGTCCCCCCTGCACTGTTACGGCGGGCGACTGCTGTCTCCGGCTTCAGCACTTCATAAATGTCCTCATCAAAAAGCCCTGACACCTCCATATATTTTTCCATGCTGACATCAGCCAGATATACCCCTTCTTTTATGCAATAAAGCACTATTTTTCCGACGGTTTCATGCGCCTCGCGGAATGGCATTCCTTTAGCGGCCAGATAATCTGCCAGCTCGGTCGCATTGGAAAAATCCTGGCGTGTGGCGTTTGCCATCTTCCCGGTTTTCACCGTCATCGTCTCAATCATGCCGGCCATGATCTTTAAAGAGCCTTTCAGCGTTTTCACTGTGTCGAACATGCCTTCTTTATCTTCCTGCATATCTTTGTTGTAAGCGAGCGGTGTGCCTTTCAAAACGGTTAACAGCCCCATCAAATGGCCATATACCCTGCCTGTCTTCCCGCGGATCAGTTCTGCCATATCAGGATTCTTCTTTTGCGGCATGATACTGCTTCCTGTTGCAAACGTATCATCGAGCTCAATGAATTGAAATTCCTGGGTCGACCACAAAATCAATTCTTCACAAAATCTGGATAAGTGCGTCATCACAAGCGATGCGTTGCTTAAGAACTCCACTATAAAGTCACGATCACTCACCGCATCAAGACTATTTTCATAAATCCCGGCAAAGCCCAGCTGTTCAGCAGTGTATTCGCGGTCAATCGGGAATGTTGTCCCGGCAAGTGCGCCTGCACCGAGCGGGGAGCGATTAATCCGTTTCTTCGCTTCCCCCATTCGCTCTTTATCCCGCTGAAACATCCAGAAGTAGGCGAGCAGATGGTGGGCGAATGAAATCGGCTGCGCCCGCTGCATATGTGTGTATCCCGGCAAAACCGTTTCAACATGTTTTTCTGCCTGATTGAACAACGCCTGCTGTAAATGGTTGATACCTGCAAGGATCTCCTCGCTTTCTTCCCGAAGGTACAGATGCATATCTGTTGCCACCTGATCATTGCGGCTTCTGCCGGTATGGAGTTTGCCGCCGACAGGCCCGATTTCATCGATCAGCAGTTTCTCGATATTGAGATGGATATCTTCATATTTAACTTCGTATTCCAGTTTCCCGGCCTTCGCTTTTTCAAGCAGGGTATGCAAACCCTGCTTGATCGTTTCAGCTTCTTCATTTCCCAACACACCCGTTTTATGGAGCATGCTGACATGGGCGAGACTGCCCGTGATATCCTGGACGGCAAGTTCCCGGTCAAACGGTATGGAAGCGCCGAATTCGTCGACCCACTCTTCTGCACTTTTTTCAAACCGGCCGCCCCACAATTTTGTCATGCTTTCACCTTCTTCTGGTGAAGGCTGCTGTATACCTTTGTCGGAAGCCCCCACAGCTCTATGAAACCTTTGGCTGCTTCATGGTCAAACGCATCTTCAGCGCTGTATGTCGCAAGCTTTTCATCATAGAGCGAATACGGGGATTTACGGCCTTCCACAATCGCATGCCCTTTGAACAGCTTGATACGGACCGTGCCTGACACTTTTTTCTGGGTTTCTTTGAGGAATGCGGACAGCGCCTCACGCAAAGGTGAATACCATAGCCCATTGTAAACGAGTTCCGAGAGCTTCTGGCCGACAATCGGCTTGAAGTGTGCCGTTTCTTTCGTAAGTGTGATATCTTCGAGTTCTTTGTGCGCCTTCAGAAGCGTCAAAGCACCCGGCGTTTCATAGATTTCACGTGATTTGATGCCGACAAGGCGGTTTTCAACATGGTCAATGCGGCCCACACCATGCTTCCCCGCTGTCTTGTTGAGCTCAAGGATCAGTTCATCTAGAGGCTTTTTGATTCCATCTATTGAAACAGGAACCCCCTGCTCAAATTCAATTTCGATTACATCTGCTTCATCCGGCGTCATTTCCAATGGTGCTGTCAAATCGTAAGCACCTTCCGGCGGAGCCTGCCACGGATCTTCCAGAACGCCGCATTCATTGCTTCTTCCCCACAAGTTCTGATCAATGGAATATGGGTTGTCAAGGTCGATCGGAATCGGAATGCCATTTTCTTTGGCATAATTAATTTCTTCATCTCTGGACCAATGCCAGTCTCTGACAGGCGTCATGATTTCCAGCTCCGGATTCAGAGCCAGGATGGAAACTTCGAAACGGACCTGGTCATTCCCTTTGCCGGTGCATCCGTGGGCGACAGCGTGCGCACCTTCTTGTTCAGCAACCTCTACCAGTTTTTTTGAAATGAGCGGACGGGACAATGCTGACACCAGCGGATATTTTTCTTCGTAAAGGGCATGGGCCTGCAGAGCTGTCAGGGCAAACTCATCGGCGAATTCCTTTTTCGCATCGATGACAATCGACTTTTCCGCGCCGACTTTCAGTGCTTTTTCCTCGATGAAGGCAAGGTCTTTCCCTTCACCTACGTCAAGACAAA
The genomic region above belongs to Bacillus marinisedimentorum and contains:
- a CDS encoding DUF4178 domain-containing protein is translated as MGFFQRLFGKKEEREEIKQRDVFSIKIDDIVSYELEDYQAVGKLVYKDGNFTWTAYQLKGDGRTLWLSAEMDDELELGMYEKIPLKLSGEIPNKLYYDGTEYYLEESGSARVKGEGRGANVDGLIVKYYDFSDKAEESFLSVEDWGGEIEASIGWEIEEYEIKILAAS
- a CDS encoding M24 family metallopeptidase, which encodes MNNRLKRMTEWLKEKNINAAFITSTPNVFYLSGFYSDPHERLLGLLLFPDAEPILVLPAMEKQQAKNAGWDYPMIGYSDIDDPWQLIKDRLDRQNIRPGVLAVEKSHMTVERYEHAAAAFGNPDLVSAEGKLQQLRLIKDEQETAVLREAAKLADYGVEVGTAAIKEGVTEMEILARIEYELKKQGIREMSFSTIVLTGENTAAPHGNPGKNRVKKGDLVLFDLGVVLDGYCSDITRTVAVGDVSAKQREIYETVLRAQEEAVRICRPGTTIGDLDKTARSIITEAGYGDYFTHRIGHGLGIEVHEFPSLNEKNTGILENGMALTIEPGIYLPGTGGVRIEDDIVITANGADILTQYPKELQIVKG
- the ald gene encoding alanine dehydrogenase; translated protein: MRIGVPKEIKNNENRIAMTPAGVLTLAGAGHDIYIEKGAGLGSGFTDEQYIEAGAHIVETAKEAWDQEMVMKVKEPLPDEYGYFSEGLILFTYLHLAPEPELTKALVDNKVTGIAYETVQMPNGSLPLLTPMSEVAGRMAAQIGAQFLEKSRGGKGILLGGVPGVKRGRVTVIGGGIVGTNAAKIAMGLGADVTIIDLNPDRLRQLDDIFGSEINTLMSNPLNIAEAVKESDLVIGAVLIPGAKAPRLVTEEMVENMHEGSVIVDVAIDQGGIFETTDRITTHDNPTYEKHGVLHYAVANMPGAVPRTSTIALTNVTVPYALQIASKGYQKACRDNEALLKGINTLNGYVTYEAVAEAHGLEYNDAHSMIE
- a CDS encoding SDR family oxidoreductase, translated to MQHAMITAGSKGLGKKVTEALLRKGCSVTVNYRSDVEAVEKLKREFSDVGKRLHFVQGDVTKKEDIERMMNEVKEKFGRIDFLINNAGPYIFERKKLADYSTDEWDEMINGNLSSVFHLVKEAIPLMRKQKFGRIITYGFQGAGTAPGWIYRSAFSAAKVGLVSLTKTIAIEEAEHGITANMICPGNILGEMKEASICDARKMNDGTITPIGRSGTGEDIARTILFLCEQDSDMVTGSIIEVTGALDVVHRYR
- a CDS encoding universal stress protein gives rise to the protein MSLTYNNILVAVDGSKEAECAFKKAVQAAKRNDANLIITHVVDTRTFATVEAYDRQIAEQAEEYAEELLNEYKKEAEEAGLHHVKLHIEYGSPKVKIAKYIAPKFDADLIVAGATGLNAVERFFIGSVSEHITRYAQCDVLIVRNEA
- the argH gene encoding argininosuccinate lyase, yielding MTKLWGGRFEKSAEEWVDEFGASIPFDRELAVQDITGSLAHVSMLHKTGVLGNEEAETIKQGLHTLLEKAKAGKLEYEVKYEDIHLNIEKLLIDEIGPVGGKLHTGRSRNDQVATDMHLYLREESEEILAGINHLQQALFNQAEKHVETVLPGYTHMQRAQPISFAHHLLAYFWMFQRDKERMGEAKKRINRSPLGAGALAGTTFPIDREYTAEQLGFAGIYENSLDAVSDRDFIVEFLSNASLVMTHLSRFCEELILWSTQEFQFIELDDTFATGSSIMPQKKNPDMAELIRGKTGRVYGHLMGLLTVLKGTPLAYNKDMQEDKEGMFDTVKTLKGSLKIMAGMIETMTVKTGKMANATRQDFSNATELADYLAAKGMPFREAHETVGKIVLYCIKEGVYLADVSMEKYMEVSGLFDEDIYEVLKPETAVARRNSAGGTGFEAVRKQLQQAAASLGFQADQQ
- a CDS encoding argininosuccinate synthase, which gives rise to MNKKVVLAYSGGLDTSVAIKWLQDKGYRVIALCLDVGEGKDLAFIEEKALKVGAEKSIVIDAKKEFADEFALTALQAHALYEEKYPLVSALSRPLISKKLVEVAEQEGAHAVAHGCTGKGNDQVRFEVSILALNPELEIMTPVRDWHWSRDEEINYAKENGIPIPIDLDNPYSIDQNLWGRSNECGVLEDPWQAPPEGAYDLTAPLEMTPDEADVIEIEFEQGVPVSIDGIKKPLDELILELNKTAGKHGVGRIDHVENRLVGIKSREIYETPGALTLLKAHKELEDITLTKETAHFKPIVGQKLSELVYNGLWYSPLREALSAFLKETQKKVSGTVRIKLFKGHAIVEGRKSPYSLYDEKLATYSAEDAFDHEAAKGFIELWGLPTKVYSSLHQKKVKA